A genomic region of Phenylobacterium parvum contains the following coding sequences:
- a CDS encoding LLM class flavin-dependent oxidoreductase — MARTKFGAFLAPHHPIGEHPMLQFRNDIRFATRLEELGYDEFWVGEHHSTGWEMIASPEMFLAAVGEHTRRIRLGTGVISLPYHHPFNVAQRMVQLDYMTGGRAILGTGPGALPSDAHTLGIDPMTQRDRQDEAIGVIKRLLAGERVTHESEWFTLRDARLQLLPLQEEMEMVAASSVSPSGMTLAGKYGMGVLSIGSNSDAGLAALPTQWGFAEQAAAKSGARIDRKNWRVLMSWHIAETREEARAQAAKGLMHWHNEYQVGTLMRPGAGPFASPEQALEQTADVEGAAAVIGTPDDLVAAIRKLQASSGGFGVVLGFVHDWANRENTNRSWELVARYVIPEINGLLEGYRDSRAYVIENREWFERAGQAVMSKIMSHEGAAAALKAGMEAGVAMRSPNAPDLNKAAKDLK; from the coding sequence ATGGCCCGCACGAAGTTCGGCGCATTCCTGGCGCCCCATCATCCCATCGGCGAGCATCCCATGCTCCAGTTCCGGAACGACATCCGGTTCGCGACGCGGCTGGAGGAGCTGGGCTACGACGAGTTCTGGGTCGGCGAGCACCACTCCACCGGCTGGGAGATGATCGCCTCTCCCGAGATGTTCCTGGCCGCCGTGGGCGAGCACACCCGGCGCATCCGCCTGGGCACAGGGGTCATCTCCCTGCCCTACCACCACCCCTTCAACGTCGCCCAGCGCATGGTCCAGCTGGACTACATGACCGGCGGGCGGGCCATCCTCGGCACGGGCCCCGGCGCCCTGCCCTCCGACGCCCACACCCTGGGCATCGACCCCATGACGCAGCGCGACCGCCAGGACGAGGCCATCGGCGTGATCAAGCGCCTCCTGGCCGGCGAGAGGGTCACCCATGAGAGCGAGTGGTTCACCCTGCGCGACGCCCGGCTCCAGCTCCTGCCCCTGCAGGAGGAGATGGAGATGGTCGCCGCCTCCTCGGTCAGCCCCTCGGGCATGACCCTGGCGGGCAAGTACGGCATGGGCGTCCTGTCCATCGGCTCCAACTCCGACGCAGGCCTCGCCGCCCTGCCCACCCAGTGGGGCTTCGCCGAGCAGGCCGCCGCCAAGTCCGGCGCCCGGATCGACCGGAAGAACTGGCGGGTGCTGATGTCCTGGCACATCGCCGAGACCCGCGAGGAGGCCCGGGCCCAGGCGGCCAAGGGCCTGATGCACTGGCACAACGAGTATCAGGTCGGCACTCTGATGCGCCCGGGCGCCGGCCCCTTCGCCTCGCCCGAGCAGGCGCTGGAGCAGACCGCCGACGTCGAGGGCGCGGCGGCGGTGATCGGCACGCCGGACGACCTGGTGGCGGCGATCCGCAAGCTGCAGGCCAGCTCCGGCGGCTTCGGCGTCGTCCTGGGCTTCGTTCACGACTGGGCCAACCGCGAGAACACCAACCGCAGCTGGGAGCTCGTCGCCCGCTACGTCATCCCCGAGATCAACGGCCTGCTGGAGGGCTACCGCGACTCCCGCGCCTATGTGATCGAGAACCGGGAATGGTTCGAGCGGGCCGGCCAGGCGGTGATGAGCAAGATCATGTCGCACGAGGGGGCCGCGGCGGCCCTGAAGGCGGGGATGGAGGCGGGGGTGGCCATGCGCTCGCCCAACGCCCCCGACCTGAACAAGGCGGCCAAGGACCTCAAGTAG
- the rarD gene encoding EamA family transporter RarD — protein MAGGPASPADVSPRAAVGAGVLCYLIWGFAPLFFQAMGRLGADSWEILAHRAVWGTLAAWVFVVLARQGAQVASVLRSPRRLGMLALSALLIGANWALYVWGVNAGRVLESSLGYYLTPLLNMAAGALIFRERFDALGLGAIILAGIGVALQGLALGHFPWMAVVLALTFGAYGVVRKQVQADAQTGLFVECLFLAIPGALWMAHLTLTGQGHMDDSPAAAAWLLAAGPITAIPLVLFSWAARRMPLSAMGFLQFIGPTIGFGIGLAQGEPFTALRGVSFAFIWAGAATYIFGLWRRTRNLDA, from the coding sequence GCCGCGCGCCGCCGTCGGCGCCGGGGTCCTGTGCTACCTGATCTGGGGGTTCGCGCCCCTGTTCTTCCAGGCCATGGGGCGGCTCGGCGCGGACTCCTGGGAGATCCTCGCCCACCGGGCGGTCTGGGGAACCCTGGCCGCCTGGGTCTTCGTGGTCCTGGCCCGGCAGGGCGCCCAGGTGGCGTCGGTCCTGAGGTCGCCCCGGCGGCTGGGCATGCTCGCCCTCTCCGCCCTGCTGATTGGCGCCAACTGGGCCCTCTATGTCTGGGGGGTCAACGCCGGCCGGGTGCTGGAGAGCAGCCTCGGCTACTATCTGACGCCCCTTCTGAACATGGCGGCGGGCGCCCTGATCTTCCGCGAGCGGTTCGACGCCCTGGGGCTCGGCGCCATCATCCTGGCGGGGATCGGGGTCGCCCTCCAGGGCCTGGCCCTCGGGCACTTTCCCTGGATGGCGGTGGTCCTGGCCCTGACCTTCGGCGCCTATGGGGTCGTCCGCAAGCAGGTGCAGGCCGACGCCCAGACCGGCCTCTTCGTCGAGTGCCTCTTCCTGGCGATCCCCGGCGCCCTCTGGATGGCGCACCTGACCCTGACCGGGCAGGGGCATATGGACGATTCTCCCGCAGCGGCGGCCTGGCTCCTGGCCGCTGGGCCGATCACCGCCATTCCCCTGGTCCTCTTCTCCTGGGCGGCCCGGCGCATGCCCCTTTCGGCCATGGGCTTCCTGCAGTTCATCGGCCCGACCATCGGCTTCGGCATCGGCCTGGCCCAGGGCGAGCCCTTCACCGCCCTGCGCGGGGTGTCCTTCGCCTTCATCTGGGCCGGGGCGGCGACCTACATCTTCGGCCTCTGGCGGCGGACCCGGAACCTCGACGCCTGA